A genomic window from Streptomyces sp. WMMC940 includes:
- a CDS encoding DUF1775 domain-containing protein: MTRTPASIRRACLCLATAVGAVLLGAGPAAAHVEVEADRAQALAEDVTLTFNAESESDKAGITSLRVVLPKGIVPADVTYTDGPEGWTFATAADGYTVKGPAVAVGADAEYSVRVRQLPDVRELAFKTLQGYGDGRVDRWIELGASSEHGHGHGNSAPVLKLEAPAPGATVKSPTPPAAPTPTPSAAARPAPEASPASTPATGAAVESGGLSATGWTAIAVAAVLVAAAGAFLLRRRSRAS, from the coding sequence ATGACCCGTACCCCCGCGAGCATCCGCCGCGCGTGCCTCTGCCTCGCCACCGCCGTCGGTGCCGTACTGCTGGGCGCAGGCCCCGCAGCCGCGCACGTCGAAGTCGAGGCCGACAGGGCACAGGCCCTCGCCGAGGACGTCACGCTCACGTTCAACGCCGAATCGGAGTCCGACAAGGCCGGGATCACATCCCTGCGCGTCGTCCTCCCCAAGGGGATCGTCCCCGCCGACGTCACGTACACGGACGGCCCCGAGGGCTGGACGTTCGCCACCGCGGCCGACGGCTACACGGTCAAGGGGCCCGCCGTCGCCGTCGGGGCCGACGCCGAGTACTCGGTGCGCGTCCGGCAGTTGCCCGACGTCAGGGAGCTCGCCTTCAAGACGCTTCAGGGCTACGGCGACGGACGCGTCGACCGCTGGATCGAACTCGGCGCCTCGAGCGAACACGGCCACGGCCACGGCAACTCCGCACCCGTGCTGAAGCTCGAGGCGCCCGCGCCCGGCGCCACCGTGAAGAGCCCCACGCCCCCCGCCGCGCCGACGCCCACGCCGAGCGCTGCGGCACGCCCCGCCCCCGAGGCGTCCCCGGCGAGCACTCCGGCCACGGGTGCGGCGGTGGAGAGCGGCGGTTTGTCGGCCACCGGCTGGACCGCGATCGCCGTGGCCGCGGTGCTCGTGGCCGCCGCGGGGGCGTTCCTGCTCCGGCGGCGCTCCCGCGCGAGCTGA
- a CDS encoding MmcQ/YjbR family DNA-binding protein, giving the protein MIEAEDIRRIALSLPETVEKEAWSMPTFRVAGKMYITIPDDQTSFAVRCPKHERTELIAAEPEKFWVPRHEASSSWVRVRLGALEDLAELRDILVDSWRQAAPGRLAEEHPELRPGVGSGE; this is encoded by the coding sequence ATGATCGAGGCCGAGGACATTCGCCGTATCGCTCTGTCGCTCCCGGAAACGGTGGAGAAGGAGGCATGGAGCATGCCCACGTTCCGCGTGGCCGGGAAGATGTACATCACGATTCCCGACGATCAGACGTCGTTCGCCGTGCGCTGCCCGAAGCACGAGCGGACCGAACTGATCGCCGCGGAGCCGGAGAAGTTCTGGGTACCACGGCACGAGGCGAGTTCGTCCTGGGTCCGGGTGCGGCTCGGCGCGCTGGAGGACCTGGCCGAACTGCGTGACATTCTCGTCGACTCCTGGAGACAGGCGGCACCGGGCCGGCTGGCGGAGGAACACCCCGAACTGCGGCCGGGCGTGGGCTCAGGCGAGTGA
- a CDS encoding SDR family oxidoreductase — protein MDGFEQSGETPVSAGTCLLTVVSPRRDEGNSPTGIVGRCLARQLLAMGRHVRVVAEPDQCGGWPDTVEVVEGTITRPLECARAFDGVEAVFLAGAHPSTVRDALALARNARTGRVVLLSSHGPEYEAAHPPETWFWLAIEKAVEHSGIAWTHIRPSAVMGAVVEGTYPATGSDWPDTVRADGTVREAFLDQGHYPFIHEEDLAAVVAAALIGNDHTGTVVEAVGPPLSTRSRIRSIATALGRDIDTVDLAADESRAIWRRRGWPDGAIDVTLYALEEYGARLAELVQWTVAQRPSVQDIIGRPPRTYDDWVRENIDAFR, from the coding sequence GTGGACGGGTTCGAGCAGAGCGGGGAGACGCCGGTGTCCGCGGGTACCTGTCTGTTGACCGTCGTGAGCCCGCGCAGGGACGAGGGCAACAGCCCGACCGGGATCGTCGGCCGGTGCCTGGCCCGGCAACTGCTCGCCATGGGGCGGCATGTGCGGGTGGTGGCCGAGCCGGACCAGTGCGGTGGCTGGCCCGACACGGTCGAGGTCGTGGAAGGGACCATCACCCGGCCGCTGGAGTGTGCCCGGGCCTTCGACGGTGTCGAGGCCGTGTTCCTCGCCGGTGCCCATCCGTCCACGGTCCGGGACGCACTCGCGCTGGCCCGAAACGCCCGCACCGGCAGAGTCGTTCTCCTGTCGTCCCACGGGCCCGAGTACGAAGCGGCCCATCCCCCGGAGACCTGGTTCTGGCTGGCGATCGAGAAGGCTGTGGAGCACTCGGGCATCGCCTGGACGCACATCCGGCCGTCGGCCGTGATGGGTGCCGTCGTCGAGGGCACCTACCCGGCAACGGGGTCGGACTGGCCCGACACCGTCCGCGCCGACGGGACGGTCCGGGAGGCCTTCCTCGACCAGGGCCACTACCCCTTCATCCACGAGGAGGACCTCGCCGCCGTCGTGGCCGCAGCCCTGATCGGCAATGACCACACCGGGACGGTCGTGGAGGCTGTGGGCCCACCGCTGAGCACGCGTTCACGGATCCGGAGCATCGCGACCGCTCTCGGCCGCGACATCGACACGGTCGACCTCGCGGCGGACGAGAGTCGGGCGATCTGGCGACGCCGTGGCTGGCCGGACGGTGCGATCGACGTGACGCTGTACGCACTCGAGGAGTACGGTGCCCGCCTCGCCGAACTCGTTCAGTGGACCGTCGCCCAGCGGCCGTCCGTGCAGGACATCATCGGCCGCCCGCCGCGCACCTACGACGACTGGGTGCGCGAGAACATCGACGCGTTTCGCTGA
- a CDS encoding RraA family protein — MVEEESRLRELAARVRTADVVDAMGRAHRHRCHLIDLHSPTPDRLLFGPAVTISYMPSCRKALPPERYNFSALFQEAVRDGGRGRVLVLASNGYPDASLGGGGKLSQLTVHGLAGVLTDGRLRDFRQLSEFGFAVYCGGESVRWGGDTITPFEANRPALVSGVAVRPGDYVFADSSGAAVIPAVEVLQILEEADRVVRDEARFAEEVRQEGGSAHEPEE, encoded by the coding sequence ATGGTGGAGGAAGAGTCGCGACTGCGCGAACTCGCAGCCCGCGTACGTACCGCCGACGTGGTCGACGCGATGGGACGTGCCCATCGGCATCGGTGCCATCTGATCGACCTGCACAGCCCCACGCCGGACCGCCTGCTCTTCGGCCCTGCGGTGACGATCTCCTACATGCCGTCCTGCCGGAAAGCCCTTCCACCCGAACGGTACAATTTCTCCGCGCTCTTCCAGGAGGCAGTCCGCGACGGCGGCCGGGGAAGAGTGCTGGTCCTGGCGAGCAACGGCTACCCGGACGCATCCCTCGGCGGTGGGGGCAAGCTCTCCCAACTCACCGTCCACGGACTCGCCGGAGTCCTGACGGACGGCCGCCTGCGTGACTTCCGGCAGCTTTCGGAGTTCGGATTCGCCGTCTACTGCGGAGGGGAGTCCGTGCGGTGGGGCGGGGACACGATAACGCCGTTCGAGGCCAACCGGCCCGCACTGGTGTCGGGTGTGGCGGTGCGTCCCGGTGACTACGTGTTCGCCGACTCGTCCGGGGCCGCGGTCATACCCGCCGTGGAGGTCCTGCAGATCCTCGAGGAAGCCGACCGCGTGGTGAGGGACGAAGCACGCTTCGCCGAAGAGGTTCGCCAGGAAGGCGGTTCAGCACACGAGCCCGAGGAATAG
- a CDS encoding NADP-dependent oxidoreductase yields MQAIAVRDRDAGLGGLSLTEMPYPHAAENDVVVRVHAAGFTTGELDWPGTWSDRAGRDRTPSVPGHELSGVVAELGYGTTGLTVGQRVFGLADWTRDGSLAEYTAVEARNLAPLPADVDHTLAAALPISGLTAWQGLFDHGRLTTGQTVLVHGAAGGVGSIAVQLAREVGARVIGTGRSTGRDTALGLGADVFLDLEADRLEDAGEVDVVFDAIGGEVLDRSAALVRPGGTLVAISMPPAVRPRDGRAVFFVVEPDRAQLTALAQRLRDGRLTLLVGAVQPLAEAPAALTSGRRVPGRTIIRVAEG; encoded by the coding sequence ATGCAAGCCATCGCCGTCCGAGACCGTGACGCCGGCCTCGGTGGGCTCTCCCTGACGGAGATGCCGTATCCGCACGCCGCCGAGAACGACGTCGTCGTGCGCGTGCACGCCGCGGGGTTCACCACCGGTGAGCTGGACTGGCCGGGAACGTGGTCCGACCGTGCCGGCCGCGACCGGACCCCGAGTGTCCCCGGGCACGAGCTGTCGGGTGTCGTCGCCGAGCTCGGCTACGGGACCACCGGTCTCACCGTCGGTCAGAGGGTGTTCGGGCTCGCGGACTGGACCCGCGACGGCTCACTGGCCGAGTACACCGCCGTGGAGGCCCGCAACCTCGCTCCGCTCCCGGCGGACGTCGACCACACCCTGGCCGCCGCACTGCCGATCTCGGGGCTGACCGCGTGGCAGGGCCTGTTCGACCACGGCCGGCTCACGACGGGCCAGACGGTGCTCGTCCACGGCGCGGCAGGCGGTGTCGGGTCGATCGCGGTCCAACTCGCGCGCGAGGTGGGAGCGCGGGTGATCGGCACCGGCCGGTCCACCGGCAGGGACACGGCACTCGGTCTCGGTGCGGACGTGTTCCTGGACCTGGAGGCCGATCGGCTCGAAGACGCCGGCGAGGTGGACGTGGTGTTCGACGCGATCGGCGGCGAGGTCCTCGACCGCTCGGCAGCGCTGGTGCGCCCCGGTGGCACGCTCGTCGCCATCTCGATGCCGCCCGCGGTCAGGCCCAGGGACGGGCGGGCCGTCTTCTTCGTCGTCGAACCCGATCGCGCACAGCTCACGGCCCTGGCCCAGCGGCTGCGGGACGGACGGCTCACGTTGCTCGTGGGGGCCGTGCAGCCACTCGCCGAGGCACCCGCCGCACTGACCTCCGGGCGGCGCGTCCCCGGCCGAACGATCATCCGGGTGGCCGAGGGCTGA
- a CDS encoding dihydrolipoyl dehydrogenase family protein — translation MSDTSRAYDVVVLGAGPAGENVAERTSSAGLNSVIVENELLGGECSFWACEPSKALLRPVVARTDARRIPGLRRAVEGPLDVPAVFAHRDKMCVHWTDDDQVEWLDSVSVDLVRGHGRLDGPRQVVVVTPEGDTVRLTARHAVAVCTGTVTAFPDLPGLGAVRPWTNREATAARHVPDRLAVVGGGVVAVEMATAWQALGSRVTVLVRGDALLGRMEPFAGEMVAHALRDAGVDLRFGTKVTDVVRQDGADGPVLVTLSQGEPLVADEILFATGRAPHTADLGLETVGLTPGDWLDVDDTYRVTGVADGWLYAVGDVNHRALMTHQGKYQARIAGAVIGARAKGEPLDDGRWGAHASTADSDAVPQVVFTDPDVADVGLTTMEAERTGRRVDVVDYDIGRVAGAVQYAEGYRGRARVLIDRDRGTVVGVTFVGPGVQELLYSATVLITSEAPVERLWHAVPAFPTISEVWLRILETYRDRNRSEEAA, via the coding sequence ATGAGCGACACCTCGCGCGCCTACGACGTCGTGGTCCTCGGAGCGGGCCCCGCGGGAGAGAACGTGGCCGAGCGAACGAGCTCCGCCGGGCTCAACTCGGTGATCGTGGAGAACGAGTTGCTCGGCGGGGAGTGTTCGTTCTGGGCGTGCGAACCCAGTAAGGCGCTGCTGCGGCCGGTCGTGGCACGCACCGACGCACGCCGGATACCGGGGCTGAGACGAGCGGTCGAGGGGCCGTTGGACGTTCCCGCGGTCTTCGCCCACCGCGACAAGATGTGCGTCCACTGGACGGACGACGACCAAGTCGAATGGCTGGACTCGGTGTCGGTGGACCTGGTGCGGGGCCACGGGCGTCTGGACGGGCCTCGACAGGTGGTCGTCGTGACGCCGGAAGGTGACACGGTCCGTCTGACCGCCCGGCACGCCGTCGCGGTGTGCACCGGTACCGTCACCGCCTTCCCGGATCTGCCGGGACTCGGCGCGGTCCGTCCGTGGACCAACCGCGAGGCGACGGCCGCCCGGCATGTGCCGGACCGGCTCGCCGTGGTCGGAGGCGGCGTGGTCGCCGTCGAGATGGCCACGGCATGGCAGGCTCTCGGATCCCGGGTGACCGTGCTGGTCAGGGGTGACGCACTGCTCGGTCGGATGGAGCCGTTCGCCGGGGAGATGGTGGCCCACGCCCTCCGGGACGCCGGTGTGGACCTGCGTTTCGGTACCAAGGTGACGGATGTCGTACGGCAGGACGGGGCGGACGGCCCCGTACTGGTCACACTGTCGCAGGGCGAGCCCTTGGTCGCGGACGAGATCCTGTTCGCGACGGGCCGGGCGCCGCACACGGCCGATCTGGGCCTGGAAACGGTCGGCCTCACCCCAGGGGACTGGCTGGACGTGGACGACACGTACCGCGTGACGGGAGTCGCCGACGGCTGGCTGTACGCGGTCGGCGACGTCAACCACCGAGCCCTGATGACGCATCAGGGGAAGTACCAGGCACGGATCGCAGGTGCCGTGATCGGCGCCCGCGCCAAGGGGGAACCGCTCGATGACGGGCGGTGGGGCGCGCACGCCTCGACCGCCGACAGCGACGCCGTGCCCCAAGTCGTCTTCACCGACCCGGACGTCGCCGACGTGGGTCTGACCACGATGGAGGCCGAACGCACGGGCCGCCGGGTCGACGTCGTGGACTACGACATCGGCCGGGTCGCGGGAGCGGTCCAGTACGCCGAAGGCTACCGGGGGAGGGCCCGCGTGCTGATCGACCGCGACCGCGGCACCGTCGTCGGCGTCACCTTCGTCGGACCGGGAGTGCAGGAACTGCTGTACTCGGCGACCGTTCTGATCACCAGTGAGGCCCCCGTCGAGCGGCTCTGGCACGCGGTCCCGGCGTTCCCGACCATCAGCGAGGTGTGGCTGCGCATCCTCGAGACGTACCGCGACCGGAACCGGAGCGAGGAGGCCGCCTGA
- a CDS encoding class I SAM-dependent methyltransferase — MPADATSPKKLRNNRAALAHKAEYALRHPGRVIPYLRRAVRDLWLRLKHPDHVGYYRAVMASDTRRNPEAAVGSQSHERWLALGQMQFDYLLEHGLRPEHRMLDIGCGNLRAGWRFIEHLGTGNYYGIDISPDILIAAKKTLTERRLQDKLPHLTLVGDLTLDFLPSDHFDVVHAHSVFSHSPLEVIEECLAHVGRVLTDTGFFDFTFDRTEGAEHQVLREDFYYRTETLLALARGHGLQARFMDDWEKRPHGQSKIRVSRGPLAGGGGEREDGIR, encoded by the coding sequence ATGCCCGCCGACGCCACGTCACCGAAGAAGCTGCGCAACAACCGCGCCGCCCTCGCCCACAAGGCCGAATACGCCCTGCGCCACCCCGGCCGCGTCATCCCGTACCTCCGCCGCGCCGTACGGGACCTCTGGCTGCGCCTCAAACATCCCGACCACGTCGGCTACTACCGGGCCGTGATGGCCTCGGACACCCGCCGCAACCCCGAGGCCGCGGTCGGCAGCCAGAGCCACGAGCGCTGGCTCGCGCTCGGGCAGATGCAGTTCGACTACCTGCTCGAGCACGGGCTGCGCCCCGAACACCGGATGCTCGACATCGGCTGCGGCAACCTTCGCGCCGGCTGGCGCTTCATCGAGCATCTCGGCACCGGCAACTACTACGGCATCGACATCTCGCCCGACATCCTGATCGCCGCCAAGAAGACCCTGACCGAGCGCCGGCTCCAGGACAAGCTTCCCCATCTGACCCTCGTCGGCGACCTCACCCTGGACTTCCTGCCCAGCGACCACTTCGACGTCGTCCACGCGCACAGCGTCTTCTCCCACTCGCCGCTGGAGGTCATCGAGGAATGCCTGGCGCACGTCGGCCGAGTGCTGACGGACACCGGGTTCTTCGACTTCACCTTCGACCGCACCGAGGGAGCGGAACACCAGGTGCTGCGCGAGGACTTCTACTACCGCACCGAAACGCTCCTCGCCCTGGCGCGCGGACACGGCCTGCAGGCCCGCTTCATGGACGACTGGGAGAAGCGCCCCCACGGCCAGTCGAAGATCCGGGTCAGCCGCGGGCCCCTGGCGGGAGGAGGTGGCGAGCGTGAGGACGGGATTCGGTGA